Proteins encoded within one genomic window of Parachlamydia sp. AcF125:
- the mutS gene encoding DNA mismatch repair protein MutS: MDLTVSASQNIQDQKVSPMMAQWHACKQQAGAAILLFRMGDFYEAFYEDAVLLAKEADLTLTRRQGIPMSGVPHHSSEAYVDKLVSKGFRVAIAEQVESAKETKGLVKREIVRMVTPGTVITSSLLSESTNNFFASVIQVGALYGLAFLDLTTSEFRVIEFEHEQELLNEIFRLNPAEFLTSQKFSQKHPHFFEEILKNSSALVNTHDDWHFEHQVTYNFLIQHFKVHSLDGFGLKGMVPGIHAAGALLQYLQNELSLPIEHICEIQPYTTSQYLSLDRMTLRHLELIDPLHHGNRKNTLLGVLDYTHTPMGARLLRQWIKQPLLSIPEIHKRQEAVQAFYGTPPLMQRMGAVLEQVRDLERLMMRVSSGYATPKDLVSLRFSMESLPEIKTLLLNLADQSTLLAAEAQRIDFLPEMTRLIANALVDDPPVRITEGKIFRDGYHPELDELREISRDSKSWIARYQTQIREETGLKSLKVGFNRMFGYYIEVSKGQAEKMPDSFQRRQTLVNAERFITPELKNYEAKVLNAEERISAIENELFQTLRQQIAQFSKQVLTTAQALARIDCLRSFGEAARANQYVRPLVDDSAYLKITDGRHPVIEAARVGERFIPNDTLLDGSDNRLLLITGPNMAGKSTYIRQVALLTIMAQMGSFIPAKEAHIGLIDKVFTRIGASDDLSRGQSTFMVEMVETANILHNATSRSLVILDEIGRGTSTYDGISIAWSVAEYLLITEGKMAKTLFATHYWELTKLEEKIPGAVNYNVAVQENADQIIFLRKIIKGGTDKSYGIHVGRLAGLPPAVIARANEILIHLEENANQKSVFEPSQPKRQLPKKKPASDAFQLTFFG, encoded by the coding sequence ATGGATTTAACAGTTTCAGCTTCGCAAAACATTCAAGATCAAAAAGTTTCGCCCATGATGGCCCAATGGCACGCTTGCAAGCAGCAAGCAGGTGCAGCAATCCTTTTATTTCGCATGGGAGATTTTTACGAAGCCTTTTACGAAGATGCGGTTCTTTTAGCCAAAGAGGCAGATCTGACACTCACTCGTCGGCAAGGGATTCCGATGAGCGGCGTTCCCCATCATTCAAGCGAAGCTTATGTCGATAAATTAGTTTCCAAAGGTTTTCGAGTGGCCATTGCCGAACAAGTGGAATCGGCTAAAGAAACTAAAGGGCTTGTCAAACGGGAAATTGTGAGGATGGTGACCCCTGGTACCGTGATTACATCCTCTCTTCTCTCTGAAAGCACAAACAATTTCTTTGCCTCCGTTATTCAAGTGGGGGCTTTGTATGGTTTAGCCTTTCTCGATCTCACCACCTCTGAATTTAGAGTCATTGAGTTTGAGCATGAGCAAGAATTGTTAAATGAGATCTTCCGCCTTAATCCGGCAGAATTTTTAACTTCTCAAAAATTTTCTCAAAAACATCCCCATTTCTTTGAGGAGATTCTCAAAAATAGCTCAGCTCTCGTCAATACGCATGACGATTGGCATTTTGAACATCAAGTCACCTATAACTTTCTGATTCAACACTTCAAAGTACATTCTTTAGATGGGTTTGGCCTTAAAGGCATGGTCCCAGGCATTCACGCCGCCGGAGCCCTTCTCCAATATTTGCAAAACGAACTCAGCTTGCCTATTGAGCATATTTGTGAAATTCAACCTTACACGACTTCCCAGTATCTGTCGTTAGATCGAATGACATTGCGCCATCTTGAACTTATCGATCCCCTCCATCACGGTAACCGAAAAAACACGTTATTAGGGGTGTTGGACTACACCCATACGCCTATGGGAGCGCGCCTTTTGCGCCAATGGATCAAGCAGCCGCTTCTTTCTATCCCTGAAATCCATAAGCGCCAAGAAGCCGTTCAAGCTTTTTATGGGACCCCTCCCCTCATGCAACGTATGGGGGCGGTGCTCGAACAAGTTAGGGATTTAGAGCGCTTAATGATGCGCGTAAGTTCGGGATATGCCACGCCAAAAGACCTTGTCTCCTTGCGATTTTCTATGGAATCGCTTCCCGAAATTAAAACCCTTTTGCTTAACTTAGCTGACCAATCGACCTTGTTAGCCGCCGAAGCTCAACGCATTGATTTCTTACCCGAAATGACGCGTCTCATTGCCAATGCTCTAGTTGATGACCCCCCAGTTAGAATCACCGAAGGGAAAATTTTCCGCGATGGTTACCATCCCGAATTAGATGAACTGCGCGAAATCAGCCGCGATAGTAAATCTTGGATCGCCCGGTACCAAACTCAGATCAGGGAAGAGACCGGATTAAAAAGCCTCAAAGTAGGCTTCAATCGGATGTTTGGCTATTATATTGAGGTCAGCAAAGGGCAGGCCGAAAAAATGCCCGATTCCTTTCAAAGACGTCAAACATTAGTGAATGCCGAACGGTTCATTACGCCTGAGCTGAAAAATTACGAAGCCAAAGTTTTAAATGCGGAAGAACGGATTAGTGCCATTGAAAACGAGCTTTTCCAAACGCTTCGTCAACAAATTGCTCAATTTTCTAAACAAGTCTTAACCACCGCACAAGCGTTAGCACGTATCGACTGCTTGCGCTCTTTTGGCGAAGCTGCACGCGCCAATCAATATGTGCGCCCTCTTGTGGATGATTCTGCCTATTTGAAAATCACAGATGGGCGTCACCCTGTGATAGAAGCAGCCCGAGTGGGAGAAAGGTTTATTCCAAATGACACTTTACTCGATGGCTCTGATAACCGCTTATTGCTTATCACGGGTCCTAATATGGCAGGTAAATCCACCTACATTCGCCAAGTGGCTTTACTCACCATCATGGCCCAAATGGGCTCTTTTATCCCTGCCAAAGAAGCCCATATCGGGCTGATTGATAAAGTTTTCACCCGCATAGGGGCTAGCGATGACCTCTCGAGAGGGCAATCCACTTTCATGGTAGAGATGGTCGAGACGGCCAATATTCTTCATAACGCGACCTCCCGTTCTCTGGTTATCTTAGATGAAATTGGGCGCGGGACAAGCACTTATGACGGAATTTCTATTGCCTGGTCTGTGGCAGAATACCTCCTCATAACTGAAGGGAAAATGGCTAAGACCTTATTTGCCACGCACTATTGGGAATTGACCAAACTTGAAGAAAAAATTCCTGGAGCCGTCAACTACAATGTGGCTGTACAAGAAAATGCAGATCAAATCATCTTTCTGCGCAAAATTATTAAAGGCGGCACCGATAAAAGCTATGGGATTCATGTCGGCCGCTTAGCAGGACTGCCCCCTGCTGTGATTGCGCGCGCCAATGAGATTCTGATCCATCTTGAGGAAAATGCAAACCAAAAAAGTGTCTTCGAACCTTCTCAGCCCAAAAGACAACTGCCAAAGAAAAAACCAGCTTCCGATGCCTTTCAATTGACTTTTTTTGGGTAG